The Pseudomonas viciae genomic interval TGAAGAGGCGCGCGAGCACACTTCGGCCGTGCGCGGCATGGCCGACATGGAAACGGCTTATCGCCTGTGCCTCTGGTCGCGCCTGGCCAACCGCGTGTTGCTGGTGCTCAAGCGTTTCCCGATGAAGGACGCCGAAGACCTGTACCACGGCGTGCTGGACGTCGACTGGCAAGACCACATGCTCGCCGATGGAACCTTGGCGGTGGAGTTCAGCGGCCACGGCTCGGGCATCGACAACACCCACTTTGGCGCCCTGAAGGTCAAGGACGCCATCGTCGACAAACTGCGCACCCCGACGGGCGAGCGACCGTCCATCGACAAACTCAACCCGGACCTGCGCATTCACCTGCGCCTGGACCGCGGCGAAGCGATCCTCTCCCTGGACCTCTCCGGCCACAGCCTGCACCAGCGCGGCTATCGCCTGCAGCAAGGCGCCGCGCCGCTGAAGGAAAACCTCGCTGCCGCCATCCTGATCCGCGCCGGCTGGCCGCGCATTGCCGCTGAAGGCGGGGCGCTGGCCGACCCGATGTGCGGCGTGGGCACGTTCCTGGTGGAAGCCGGGATGATCGCTGCCGACATGGCGCCGAACCTGCGTCGCCAGCAGTGGGGCTTCACCGCCTGGCTCGGCCACGTGCCGGCGCTGTGGAAGAAGCTCCACGAAGAGGCCTCCGAGCGTGCCGCCGCCGGGCTGGCCAAGCCACCGTTGTGGATTCGCGGCTATGAAGCCGATCCACGGTTGATCCAGCCAGGCCGCAACAACGTTGAGCGTGCGGGCCTGAGCGAGTGGATCAAGATCTATCAAGGCGAAGTCGCCACCTTCGAGCCGCGTCCGGATCAGAACCAGAAGGGCCTGGTGATCTGCAACCCGCCGTACGGCGAGCGTCTGGGCGACGAAGCCAGCCTGCTTTACCTCTACCAGAATCTGGGCGAGCGCTTGCGCCAGGCTTGCTTGAACTGGGAGGCGGCGGTGTTCACCGGCGCGCCGGACCTGGGCAAGCGCATGGGCATTCGCAGCCACAAGCAGTATTCGTTCTGGAACGGCGCCTTGCCGTGCAAGCTCTTGCTGATCAAGGTGCTGCCGGATCAGTTCGTCACCGGCGAACGTCGCACCCCGGAACAGCGTCAGGCCGAGCGTGAGCAGGCAGCGTACGATCAGACGCCGGAGGTGCCGCAAGAGCGCCAGTACAACAAGAACGGCAACCCGATCAAGCCAACCCCGGCTCCGGCCCCTGTGGTCGAGCAGGCCCGTTTGAGCGAGGGCGGGCAGATGTTCGCCAATCGCCTGCAAAAAAACCTCAAGTTGCTGAGTAAATGGGCCAAGCGTGAAGGCGTGGACTGCTATCGGGTCTACGACGCTGACATGCCGGAATACTCCATGGCCATCGACCTGTATCACGATTGGGTGCACGTTCAGGAATACGTCGCGCCAAAATCCATCGACCCGGAAAAAGCCTCGGCCCGGTTGTTCGATGCCCTGGCGGCGATTCCACAGGCGCTGAATGTCGACAAGAGCCGCGTGGTGATCAAGCGTCGCGAGCGCCAGAGCGGCACCAAGCAGTACGAGCGCCAGAGCGCCCAGGGCAAGTTCACCGAGGTCAACGAAGGCGGCGTGAAGCTGCTGGTCAACCTCACCGACTACCTGGACACCGGACTGTTTCTCGATCACCGGCCGATGCGCCTGCGGATCCAGAAAGAGGCGGCCGGCAAGCGCTTCCTCAACCTGTTCTGCTACACCGCGACCGCCAGCGTCCACGCTGCCAAGGGCGGTGCGCGCAGTACCACCAGCGTCGACCTGTCGAAAACCTATCTGGACTGGGCACGGCGCAACCTGTCGCTCAATGGCTTTTCGGATAAGAACCGCCTGGAACAGGGTGACGTGATCGCCTGGCTCGAAGCCAGTCGGGACGAGTACGACCTGATCTTCATCGACCCGCCGACGTTCTCCAATTCCAAGCGTATGGAAGGGGTGTTCGACGTGCAGCGCGACCACGTCCAGTTGCTGGACCTGGCCATGGCCCGTCTGGCGCCGGGCGGCGTACTGTATTTTTCCAACAACTTCCGTAAGTTCCAGCTCGAGGACAACCTTGGCGAGCGATACGCCGTGGAAGAGATCACCGCCAAGACCATTGATCCGGATTTTGCGCGCAACAGTAAGATCCACCGTGCCTGGAAGATCATGGCCCGTTGATCCTATCGCTGATTGGATCCACGAAGCCTTGTAAATCAAGGCTTCTGGGCCCTTTTTGGGACTGGCTAAAGTGATGGCTAATAGCTATAACTTAGGCTGTGTCCAGGGCTGCGCCTACGCCTGGCTCCTTTCTGAGTTGTATTTATGGCATTGCATCAGGTACGCCCCAGAATCCTGGGCTTTATCAGCGAAGATGTGTCGGCCTGGCTGGTGGCTTCGCTGGTCTTGCTGGCCGGTACCTGCCTGACCGGCTTGCTGACCTGGTCGATGATGGAGCTGTTCAAGCAGCAACTGCGTCAGCGCTTCGAGCTGCAAGCCGAGGAACGTTTCAGCCGCCTCGAGGAACGCTTCCAGGGTCAGGAGCAACGCCTCGATAGCCTCAGGCGTTTCTTCGCCAATTCCGATGGGGTTTCCTACGCCGAATTCCGCGGTTACACCGAAGCTTTGTTGCCGCGCACCCGAGCCTTCGCCTGGGCGCCAAGGGTGCTTGGGGGCGAACGGCAGTCGTTCGAGCAGCAGGCACGGGCCGAGGGGGCAGACAACTTTACGATCCGTGAGGTGGATAACACCGGTGACCTGCGCCAGGCCCCCGAGCGGGACGAATACGCGCCGGTGCTCTACCTCCAGAGCCAGGCTTCCTACGGGTCACCGTTGGGGTTGGACCTGCTTTCTGACCCGCTGCGCCGGGCGGCGCTCGAGCGGGCCCGCCAGCGTGGCGGGTTGGTGGTCTCGCAGCCATTGGACCTGATGGGCGTCGACCCGAACTTGGCCCGTGGGGTTTTGCTGGTCGCGCCGGTCACCAGGGCGTCGGCCAAGGAGCCGTTCGGTTATGTGGTGGCGGCCATCAGCATGCGTCAGCTGGTGGGCGATGGCCTGCCGGAGTCCGGGCAAGACAACCTTTCGATGCGGGTCCTGGACCTGTCCACTGAGGACCGGGAGGAAGTGCTGTTCGAGTCTCTCGACCCATCGGTTGACAGCAGTTTGTCGGCGATCCGCTTGTTACGCC includes:
- the rlmKL gene encoding bifunctional 23S rRNA (guanine(2069)-N(7))-methyltransferase RlmK/23S rRNA (guanine(2445)-N(2))-methyltransferase RlmL → MSDRFELFLTCPKGLEGLLIEEAVGLGLEEAREHTSAVRGMADMETAYRLCLWSRLANRVLLVLKRFPMKDAEDLYHGVLDVDWQDHMLADGTLAVEFSGHGSGIDNTHFGALKVKDAIVDKLRTPTGERPSIDKLNPDLRIHLRLDRGEAILSLDLSGHSLHQRGYRLQQGAAPLKENLAAAILIRAGWPRIAAEGGALADPMCGVGTFLVEAGMIAADMAPNLRRQQWGFTAWLGHVPALWKKLHEEASERAAAGLAKPPLWIRGYEADPRLIQPGRNNVERAGLSEWIKIYQGEVATFEPRPDQNQKGLVICNPPYGERLGDEASLLYLYQNLGERLRQACLNWEAAVFTGAPDLGKRMGIRSHKQYSFWNGALPCKLLLIKVLPDQFVTGERRTPEQRQAEREQAAYDQTPEVPQERQYNKNGNPIKPTPAPAPVVEQARLSEGGQMFANRLQKNLKLLSKWAKREGVDCYRVYDADMPEYSMAIDLYHDWVHVQEYVAPKSIDPEKASARLFDALAAIPQALNVDKSRVVIKRRERQSGTKQYERQSAQGKFTEVNEGGVKLLVNLTDYLDTGLFLDHRPMRLRIQKEAAGKRFLNLFCYTATASVHAAKGGARSTTSVDLSKTYLDWARRNLSLNGFSDKNRLEQGDVIAWLEASRDEYDLIFIDPPTFSNSKRMEGVFDVQRDHVQLLDLAMARLAPGGVLYFSNNFRKFQLEDNLGERYAVEEITAKTIDPDFARNSKIHRAWKIMAR